A genomic window from Diospyros lotus cultivar Yz01 chromosome 2, ASM1463336v1, whole genome shotgun sequence includes:
- the LOC127794705 gene encoding ankyrin repeat-containing protein ITN1-like produces MGERQGEKKMEQRLVEAAIQGKTASLKQILGEDPLILRRVKMVCFVYTPLHVAASEGHLEFVRELLDNKKALARVLDNRRWSALHLAAANGHDKIVEVLVEANANMCLTLDGDGRNPLQLIHELLKAIDGGDNTILHLAVKTKKFEVVMLLLDKIKDQVKATKIQKRDIPLNTINKCGCTALDILEKFKSSEVQDFKKVKKKFKRAGALKAATLKAAALKAEEVNQLEGLYKRQNTLMVVASLIATVAFQAGVTPPGGVWQESGRDKITNEIHMAGEAVMAYNHPERYTLFFNANTIGFASSLSVILFLVTGLPFKKKLFTRIMVLIMCLTVTAMALTYAYSIIAIITPPEKLGTVSRSISFGVQVWCVVICVIVVIHTTPLLNRWLKVIWDIIRPLMKKFMEFISAWLKDSWDIIRPLMEKFMKFISPSSNQRLPTSSDGNEPRPAPA; encoded by the exons atGGGAGAGAGAcagggagagaagaagatggagcAGAGACTCGTAGAGGCAGCCATTCAAGGGAAAACGGCCTCACTGAAACAAATACTTGGCGAAGATCCGCTGATTCTTCGACGAGTAAAGATGGTTTGTTTCGTCTACACTCCTCTCCACGTGGCCGCGTCCGAGGGGCACCTGGAATTTGTCCGGGAGCTGTTGGATAACAAGAAGGCACTCGCCCGAGTGCTGGACAACCGGCGGTGGTCGGCCCTCCACCTGGCGGCGGCCAACGGACACGACAAGATTGTGGAAGTTTTAGTGGAAGCTAACGCCAACATGTGCTTGACTCTGGACGGCGACGGCAGAAATCCTCTGCAACTG ATTCATGAGTTGCTCAAAGCCATAGATGGCGGCGACAACACCATCCTTCATCTGGCTGTCAAGACCaagaaatttgag GTCGTGATGTTGTTGcttgataaaataaaagatcAAGTGAAAGCGACGAAAATTCAAAAGAGAGACATCCCCTTAAACACAATAAACAAATGCGGGTGCACAGCTCTAGACATTCTGGAGAAATTCAAATCTTCTGAAGTACAAGATTTTAAAAAAGTCAAGAAGAAGTTTAAAAGAGCTGGTGCCTTGAAAGCTGCTACCTTGAAAGCTGCTGCCTTGAAAGCCGAAGAAGTCAATCAGCTTGAGGGGCTATACAAGAGGCAGAATACGTTGATGGTGGTGGCGTCGCTTATCGCAACCGTGGCTTTCCAAGCCGGGGTGACCCCTCCCGGTGGTGTCTGGCAAGAGAGTGGAAGAGACAAAATCACAAACGAGATCCATATGGCTGGAGAAGCTGTGATGGCTTATAACCACCCAGAGAGATATACATTGTTCTTTAATGCCAACACAATAGGATTTGCGTCATCACTAAGCGTAATTCTGTTTCTAGTGACCGGATTGCCCTTCAAGAAAAAGTTGTTTACACGGATCATGGTGCTGATCATGTGCCTCACAGTTACAGCCATGGCACTTACATACGCTTATTCAATCATCGCGATCATCACCCCGCCAGAGAAATTGGGAACTGTCAGCCGTTCCATTTCTTTTGGGGTACAAGTTTGGTGCGTGGTGATCTGTGTTATTGTGGTAATCCACACCACTCCCTTGCTGAACAGGTGGTTGAAGGTCATCTGGGATATAATACGGCCACTGATGAAGAAGTTCATGGAATTCATCTCAGCGTGGTTGAAGGACAGCTGGGATATAATACGACCACTGATGGAGAAGTTCATGAAATTCATCTCACCTTCAAGTAACCAACGCCTACCAACTTCATCTGATGGGAATGAACCTCGACCCGCTCCAGCTTAA
- the LOC127795384 gene encoding ankyrin repeat-containing protein ITN1-like — MGERQGEKKMEQRLVEAAIQGNTASLNQILGEDPLILERVMVGCIVHTPLHVAASKGRLEFVRKLLDNNEALARVLDKRRRSALHLAAANGFHEIVEVLVKANANMCLTLDGDGRNPLHLAAMEGHVSVFRPFFDNNPHWIHELLNAIDGEGNTMLHLAVKNKKFEVVMLLLDKIKDQVKEKKIPKRKRDIPLNKINKCGYTALDILGKFKSSEARDIKKVKKKFKRAGALKAVALKAAALEAQEDNQVEGLSMRQNALMVVASLIATMAFQAGVSPPGGVWQDSKDDHKAGKAVISDTNSNQYTMFLYANTIGFVSSLSIILFLVTGLPFKKKLFTRIMVLIMFLTVTSMTFTYIISISIISSLNRDNLIFSGVIAWFGVISVLVVIHSIPLLIRFLKVSWHIIRLLIMKLFMKFKFISPSRDQSLPTSSNGNEPQRATA; from the exons ATGGGAGAGAGAcagggagagaagaagatggagcAGAGACTCGTAGAGGCAGCCATTCAAGGGAATACGGCCTCACTGAACCAAATACTTGGCGAAGATCCGCTGATTCTTGAACGAGTAATGGTGGGTTGTATCGTCCACACTCCTCTCCACGTGGCCGCGTCCAAGGGGCGCCTGGAATTTGTCCGGAAGCTGTTGGATAACAACGAGGCACTCGCCCGAGTGCTGGACAAGCGGCGGCGGTCGGCTCTCCACCTGGCGGCGGCTAACGGATTCCACGAGATTGTGGAAGTTTTGGTGAAAGCTAACGCCAACATGTGCTTGACTCTGGACGGCGACGGCAGAAATCCTCTGCACCTGGCGGCCATGGAGGGACACGTCTCCGTATTCCGTCCGTTCTTTGATAACAATCCCCATTGGATTCATGAGTTGCTCAACGCTATAGATGGCGAAGGCAACACCATGCTTCATCTGGCTGTCAAGAACaagaaatttgag GTCGTGATGTTGTTActtgataaaataaaagatcaagtgaaagaaaagaaaataccaaagagaaagagagacatcCCCTTAAACAAGATAAACAAATGCGGGTACACGGCTCTGGATATTCTGGGCAAATTCAAATCTTCTGAAGCACGAGATATTAAAAAAGTCAAGAAGAAGTTTAAAAGAGCTGGTGCCTTGAAAGCTGTTGCCTTGAAAGCAGCTGCCTTGGAAGCCCAAGAAGATAATCAGGTTGAGGGGTTGTCCATGAGGCAGAATGCGTTGATGGTGGTGGCGTCGCTTATCGCAACCATGGCTTTCCAAGCTGGGGTGAGCCCTCCTGGTGGTGTCTGGCAAGACAGCAAGGACGACCATAAAGCTGGAAAAGCTGTGATTTCTGATACGAACTCAAATCAATATACAATGTTCCTTTATGCCAACACAATAGGATTTGTGTCATCACTAAGCATAATTCTGTTTCTAGTGACCGGATTGCCCTTCAAGAAAAAGTTGTTTACGCGGATCATGGTGCTGATCATGTTCCTCACAGTTACATCCATGACATTTACATACATAATTTCAATCTCCATAATCAGCAGTCTGAACAGGGACAATCTCATTTTTTCCGGGGTGATAGCTTGGTTTGGGGTGATCAGTGTCCTTGTGGTAATCCACTCCATTCCCTTGCTGATCAGGTTCTTGAAGGTCAGCTGGCATATAATACGGCTACTGATCATGAagttgttcatgaaattcaaattcatctcaCCTTCAAGGGACCAATCCCTACCAACTTCATCTAATGGGAATGAACCCCAGCGCGCTACAGCTTAA